The following proteins are co-located in the Sulfitobacter guttiformis genome:
- a CDS encoding biotin--[acetyl-CoA-carboxylase] ligase — protein MSEWPSGYSRHVFDSLDSTLSEAARMAPTLTGPAWILALEQTAARGRRGRAWSTPRGNFAGTLIMQRTGTPADAALRSFVASLALREAFVAVTGQEAAFALKWPNDVLLGGGKVAGILLETVGSALVIGIGVNLAHAPSAAQVEPGAVTPVSVLAETGISVAPDMFLDVLACAYARLEDQFATYGFAPIRIAWLEHAARKGEVVTARTMRDETVGVFEDVDANGNLVLMTAKGRVAITAADVYF, from the coding sequence ATGAGCGAATGGCCTTCGGGCTACAGCCGGCATGTTTTTGACAGCCTTGATTCCACATTGTCCGAGGCGGCACGCATGGCGCCGACACTCACAGGTCCCGCGTGGATTTTGGCCCTTGAGCAGACGGCAGCACGGGGCCGGCGCGGGCGTGCGTGGTCCACACCGCGTGGTAACTTTGCCGGAACCCTGATTATGCAACGAACGGGCACACCCGCAGATGCTGCATTGCGCAGCTTTGTGGCCAGCCTTGCGCTGCGCGAAGCCTTCGTTGCGGTAACAGGTCAGGAGGCAGCGTTTGCTCTCAAGTGGCCAAATGACGTTTTGCTGGGCGGTGGTAAAGTGGCCGGCATCCTGCTGGAAACAGTGGGAAGCGCGCTGGTGATAGGCATTGGTGTTAATCTTGCTCATGCGCCATCGGCGGCGCAGGTAGAACCGGGGGCGGTAACACCGGTGAGTGTGCTGGCCGAAACAGGGATCAGTGTGGCGCCTGACATGTTTCTTGATGTCCTTGCGTGCGCTTATGCGCGGCTTGAGGATCAGTTTGCGACTTACGGGTTTGCCCCGATCCGGATTGCCTGGCTTGAGCATGCGGCGCGCAAGGGGGAGGTGGTTACCGCCCGCACAATGCGTGACGAGACTGTTGGCGTCTTTGAGGATGTGGATGCAAACGGTAACCTCGTGCTTATGACGGCGAAAGGCCGCGTGGCGATCACTGCGGCAGATGTTTATTTCTGA
- a CDS encoding DNA alkylation repair protein produces MAEKFSLKDHLFNAQTVGQLAAEFAAGVSGFDAAAFMAQAMAGLPERELMARMEWLADCIAVQLADDFPTMAVQLEASMPPRLDPDRQDGDFGRFIHAVPGILAARHGLEHHRARAMALIHEATQRFSMEFYIRHFLNRWPEETLADLTRWAHDENYHVRRLVSEGTRPRLPWAVNVGLTTAQRLPLLDELHSDRTRYVTRSVANHLNDLSKIDPDAVLARLESWRDSSQQDAKELDWIRRHALRTLVKKGHSGAMTVLGYEPDAPVRATLTLAQTSVAMGNALVFDVVLNSDTDLPVLVDYCITFARASGKVAQKVFKLKAVMIVAGVPLTLPKSHKFNGTMSTFALHVGAHVITVQVNGRNAAQADFTLVA; encoded by the coding sequence ATGGCTGAAAAGTTCTCGCTTAAGGACCATCTGTTCAACGCGCAGACAGTCGGGCAGCTGGCGGCAGAATTTGCCGCCGGCGTCTCCGGCTTTGACGCGGCAGCATTTATGGCGCAAGCCATGGCCGGTTTGCCCGAGCGTGAGTTGATGGCGCGGATGGAGTGGCTTGCCGATTGCATCGCCGTGCAATTGGCGGATGATTTTCCTACGATGGCCGTGCAGCTGGAGGCGTCGATGCCGCCGCGTCTCGATCCTGACAGGCAAGACGGTGATTTTGGCCGGTTTATCCATGCCGTACCTGGTATCCTAGCTGCACGTCACGGTCTGGAGCATCACCGCGCCCGTGCTATGGCCTTGATCCATGAGGCAACGCAGCGCTTCTCGATGGAATTCTACATCCGCCATTTCCTTAACCGATGGCCCGAGGAGACACTTGCGGATTTGACCCGCTGGGCACATGATGAAAATTACCACGTGCGCCGATTGGTGAGCGAGGGCACGCGACCGCGCCTGCCGTGGGCGGTTAATGTGGGTCTGACGACTGCGCAAAGATTGCCACTGCTGGATGAACTGCACAGTGACCGGACACGCTATGTTACGCGCTCGGTTGCGAATCATCTGAATGATCTAAGCAAGATTGATCCCGATGCCGTGTTGGCGCGATTGGAAAGCTGGCGTGACAGCAGCCAACAAGATGCGAAAGAGCTTGACTGGATCAGGCGCCACGCATTGCGCACACTGGTAAAGAAGGGCCACAGCGGGGCGATGACTGTACTAGGGTATGAACCAGATGCGCCAGTGCGCGCCACGCTCACGCTTGCGCAGACCAGCGTCGCCATGGGCAATGCGCTTGTGTTCGATGTGGTTCTGAACAGCGATACAGACCTGCCCGTACTGGTCGACTACTGCATTACTTTCGCGCGTGCGTCCGGAAAGGTCGCGCAAAAGGTTTTCAAGCTCAAGGCGGTGATGATCGTCGCAGGGGTGCCGCTGACCCTTCCCAAATCACACAAGTTCAACGGAACGATGAGCACATTTGCTCTACACGTCGGCGCGCATGTGATCACAGTGCAGGTTAACGGGCGCAATGCGGCTCAAGCGGATTTTACGCTGGTAGCCTAA
- a CDS encoding SDR family oxidoreductase, giving the protein MDLGIKGKKALVCASSKGLGLGCAEHLAAAGVDLVMNARGSEALEAEAERLRSTYGVSIETVAADVATQEGQAAVIKAAQGVDILVNNAGGPPPGMWTDWEREDFIKALDANMLAPIALIKALVPAMMDRGWGRVVNITSQSVRAPIGVLGLSNSARTGLTGYVAGTSRQVAGKGVTINNLLPGIHATDRADALDGGVVKAKGITLEEARTERAAGIPAGRYGTRDEFGAACAFLCSTHAGFIVGQSILLDGGATNITM; this is encoded by the coding sequence ATGGATCTGGGGATCAAAGGAAAAAAGGCGCTGGTTTGCGCTTCTTCAAAGGGCCTCGGGCTGGGCTGTGCCGAGCATCTGGCGGCTGCGGGTGTTGACTTGGTGATGAACGCACGCGGGTCAGAAGCCCTTGAAGCCGAAGCCGAGCGGTTGCGCAGCACATACGGCGTGAGCATTGAAACGGTTGCTGCCGATGTGGCCACGCAAGAGGGTCAGGCCGCAGTGATCAAAGCGGCGCAGGGCGTTGACATTCTGGTCAATAACGCTGGCGGCCCGCCTCCTGGCATGTGGACAGATTGGGAGCGTGAGGATTTCATCAAAGCGCTTGATGCAAATATGCTGGCACCTATCGCGCTTATCAAGGCGCTGGTGCCTGCGATGATGGACCGTGGTTGGGGGCGTGTGGTCAACATTACGTCGCAATCGGTACGTGCGCCCATCGGCGTTCTGGGCCTGAGCAATTCGGCGCGTACTGGTCTTACGGGGTATGTGGCGGGCACCTCGCGGCAGGTAGCCGGTAAGGGGGTTACGATCAACAATCTTCTGCCTGGTATCCACGCGACCGATCGCGCAGATGCGCTTGATGGTGGTGTGGTCAAGGCCAAGGGCATCACGCTGGAAGAGGCGCGGACCGAGCGGGCAGCAGGCATTCCTGCAGGGCGTTATGGCACCCGCGACGAATTTGGTGCGGCCTGTGCGTTTTTGTGCTCCACCCATGCAGGGTTCATCGTGGGGCAATCAATCCTGCTGGACGGTGGGGCGACGAACATCACAATGTGA
- a CDS encoding ribonuclease J: MSTERLIYLPLGGAGEIGMNAYVYGYGKPGKERLIVVDLGVAFPDMDTSPGVDLIIADIDWLVKRKTQIEAIFVTHAHEDHVGGIAHTYDRLQAPIYARKFTANIARRKMAEYNHPEDAVTIVGTFPHQVDAGPFKVGFQPISHSIPESSALIIDTPAGRIVHSGDFKVDLTPGVGEPFDPAAFEAIAKDGIKALVCDSTNVFSPEAGRSEATLPDAITELVSGAKGMVVATTFASNVARVKTLAVAGAKAGRSVVLLGRAMKRMVEASVEAGVLTDFPPTISPEQARDVPRENLLLLVTGSQGERRAASAQLARGKYMGLTMQEGDMFLFSSKTIPGNERGVIRIMNQFSEIGVDVVDDSSGKYHVSGHANRPDIETLHDLLKPQAVIPMHGEHRHLREHVKIANSKGYTGVMAVNGMMIDLSGNAPKVAEYVETGRTYLDGSVQVGALDGVVRDRIRMALNGHMTITVLMDEQDEPLGDPWVDTMGLPEMGVSKAALIDVVEQDLSQWLGRAGAKTMRDDKALDEGLRKVARQSAQNEIGKKPEVTVVVSRLS; encoded by the coding sequence ATGAGCACTGAAAGATTAATCTACCTTCCCCTCGGTGGGGCAGGCGAAATTGGCATGAATGCCTATGTCTACGGCTACGGTAAACCCGGTAAGGAGCGGCTCATCGTTGTCGACCTTGGCGTGGCATTCCCAGACATGGACACTTCTCCGGGCGTTGACCTCATCATTGCCGATATCGACTGGCTGGTGAAACGAAAGACGCAGATCGAGGCGATTTTTGTCACCCATGCCCATGAGGACCACGTAGGCGGAATTGCCCATACCTACGACCGCCTGCAAGCGCCAATTTATGCGCGCAAGTTTACGGCCAATATTGCCCGTCGCAAGATGGCCGAATATAACCACCCTGAGGACGCAGTAACGATCGTGGGTACTTTCCCGCATCAGGTTGACGCAGGTCCGTTCAAGGTGGGTTTCCAGCCGATCTCGCACTCGATTCCCGAAAGCTCTGCATTGATCATCGACACGCCAGCAGGCCGGATCGTGCACTCGGGTGATTTCAAAGTCGACCTTACGCCCGGCGTGGGTGAGCCATTTGATCCCGCTGCCTTCGAGGCGATCGCCAAGGATGGTATCAAGGCGCTGGTCTGCGACAGTACAAATGTCTTCAGCCCGGAGGCAGGTCGCTCTGAAGCGACATTGCCTGACGCCATCACCGAGCTGGTGTCGGGTGCTAAAGGCATGGTTGTGGCAACGACATTCGCCTCTAATGTGGCCCGTGTGAAAACACTTGCTGTTGCGGGTGCCAAGGCTGGCCGTTCTGTCGTGCTTTTGGGACGTGCAATGAAGCGGATGGTAGAAGCTTCGGTCGAGGCAGGCGTGCTGACAGACTTCCCGCCGACGATCAGCCCCGAACAGGCGCGTGACGTTCCACGCGAGAATTTGTTGTTGCTGGTAACCGGATCACAAGGCGAACGCCGTGCAGCCTCTGCGCAGCTGGCCCGTGGCAAATATATGGGCCTGACGATGCAGGAGGGGGACATGTTCCTCTTTTCGTCAAAGACCATTCCAGGCAACGAGCGTGGCGTTATCCGCATCATGAACCAGTTTTCAGAAATTGGCGTTGATGTGGTCGATGACAGCTCGGGCAAGTATCACGTTTCTGGCCATGCAAACCGTCCCGATATCGAGACACTGCACGATCTGTTGAAACCACAAGCCGTGATTCCGATGCATGGCGAGCACCGTCACCTGCGCGAGCACGTGAAGATCGCCAATAGCAAAGGCTACACCGGTGTTATGGCAGTCAACGGAATGATGATCGACCTGTCTGGCAATGCGCCCAAGGTTGCGGAGTATGTAGAGACGGGACGTACTTATCTGGACGGCTCTGTGCAGGTTGGCGCGCTTGACGGTGTGGTACGTGACCGTATCCGCATGGCGCTAAACGGGCATATGACGATCACTGTGCTTATGGACGAGCAGGACGAGCCGTTGGGCGATCCTTGGGTCGATACTATGGGTCTGCCGGAAATGGGTGTGAGTAAGGCGGCGCTTATTGATGTCGTCGAACAGGATCTGAGCCAGTGGCTCGGCCGTGCCGGTGCAAAAACCATGCGCGACGACAAGGCGCTTGATGAGGGTCTGCGCAAGGTCGCACGCCAGTCCGCACAAAATGAAATCGGCAAAAAGCCGGAAGTCACCGTTGTGGTCAGCCGCTTGAGCTGA
- a CDS encoding type III pantothenate kinase — protein sequence MLLAIDCGNTNTVFSIWDGSEFIATWRTATDWKRTADQYYVWLSTLLKLRGIEADISDVIISSTVPRVVWNLRVLSDRYFNTRPLVVGKPECTLPVDVRVDAGTAVGPDRLVNTVAGYDLYGGDLIIVDFGTATTFDVSDSDGAYIGGVIAPGVNLSLEALHNAAAALPHIDISQPAHVVGTNTVACMQSGVFWGYIGLVREICARIKAERGREMRVISTGGLAPLFQQAEALFDEYQDDLTMHGLTVIHKYNKELVSE from the coding sequence ATGCTCCTGGCGATTGACTGCGGCAATACCAATACGGTCTTTTCCATTTGGGATGGATCCGAATTTATTGCCACATGGCGCACGGCGACCGATTGGAAGCGCACAGCGGACCAGTATTATGTCTGGCTCAGCACATTGCTGAAGTTGCGTGGCATAGAGGCGGACATATCGGATGTAATCATATCATCCACCGTTCCGCGTGTCGTTTGGAACCTTCGGGTGCTGTCGGATCGTTATTTCAACACGCGGCCCCTTGTCGTGGGTAAGCCCGAATGCACACTGCCGGTGGATGTGCGGGTAGATGCGGGCACTGCGGTCGGACCGGACAGGTTGGTGAACACTGTGGCCGGTTATGACCTCTACGGTGGAGATCTTATCATCGTGGATTTTGGGACTGCGACAACATTCGATGTTTCCGATAGCGATGGGGCATATATCGGTGGTGTGATCGCGCCCGGCGTAAACCTAAGCTTGGAAGCACTGCACAATGCTGCCGCCGCGTTGCCGCATATCGACATAAGCCAACCGGCCCATGTGGTGGGCACGAATACTGTGGCCTGTATGCAATCGGGCGTATTCTGGGGTTACATCGGCCTCGTGCGTGAGATATGTGCGCGGATAAAGGCGGAGCGTGGGCGCGAGATGCGTGTGATCTCCACTGGCGGGCTAGCCCCGCTGTTTCAACAGGCAGAAGCCCTGTTTGACGAATATCAAGATGATTTGACGATGCACGGCCTGACCGTGATACATAAATATAACAAGGAATTAGTGAGCGAATGA
- a CDS encoding Hint domain-containing protein: MSTGSLSSTSVPVYVSGQIRATDGANTGDVISFSSELILDDIYEMEFGAEPARLSLVARDDASFAIGHDTTIGIPGAVVHLDSALVFMSPDGSISDALLLVEVDPQGDVAEIYLLPFSALAPKVEYRLVGIDREHAHNKFAQVACVSFTRGTQITMASGAQCPVEDLVVGDRVLTRDDGVQTLRWIGTSTTRAVGEFAPIRIAAGTLNNTADLLVSPDHRLFIYQRTDELGAGRSELLVKARHLVNGTSVTVDEGGFVDYFQLLFDSHQIIYAEGIAAESMLINSRTRPVLPADMAQSLGLHIPGHSDLPHAGMDVSEGLLKHPDTAALLKKASGR; this comes from the coding sequence ATGTCCACAGGCTCCCTCTCGTCCACCAGCGTTCCGGTCTATGTCTCGGGGCAGATCCGTGCAACGGACGGTGCAAATACTGGCGATGTTATCTCGTTCTCGAGCGAGCTTATCCTCGATGACATATACGAGATGGAGTTCGGCGCAGAGCCTGCACGCTTGTCGCTGGTGGCGCGTGATGATGCCAGCTTTGCCATCGGGCATGACACCACTATCGGCATTCCCGGTGCAGTGGTTCACCTCGATAGCGCACTTGTGTTTATGTCACCTGATGGAAGTATCTCGGACGCGCTGCTGCTGGTCGAAGTAGATCCGCAGGGCGATGTGGCTGAAATTTACCTTCTGCCTTTCAGCGCACTTGCTCCCAAGGTTGAATACCGCCTCGTCGGGATTGACCGCGAGCATGCACATAACAAATTCGCGCAGGTGGCCTGCGTCAGCTTTACCCGTGGTACCCAGATCACAATGGCGTCGGGTGCACAGTGCCCCGTGGAGGATCTGGTCGTGGGTGACCGCGTTCTGACCCGTGATGATGGGGTGCAGACCCTGCGCTGGATCGGGACCTCGACCACCCGTGCCGTGGGCGAATTTGCCCCGATCCGCATCGCCGCAGGCACATTGAACAACACTGCCGATCTGCTGGTGAGCCCCGATCACCGCCTGTTCATCTATCAGCGTACCGACGAACTGGGCGCAGGCCGCTCAGAGCTTTTGGTAAAAGCGCGCCATCTGGTCAACGGCACCTCGGTAACAGTGGATGAAGGCGGCTTTGTCGATTACTTCCAGCTGTTGTTCGACAGCCACCAAATTATCTATGCCGAAGGCATCGCCGCCGAAAGTATGCTGATCAACAGCCGGACCCGCCCCGTCCTGCCCGCCGACATGGCACAAAGCCTTGGATTGCATATTCCGGGCCATTCAGACCTGCCCCATGCCGGAATGGATGTGAGTGAGGGTTTGCTCAAACACCCCGACACCGCCGCGTTGCTGAAAAAAGCTTCCGGTCGCTGA
- a CDS encoding DEAD/DEAH box helicase, with amino-acid sequence MIKFSDLSLNPKVLKAIEEAGYDTPTPIQAGAIPPALAGRDVLGIAQTGTGKTASFTLPMITMLARGRARARMPRSLVLCPTRELAAQVAENFETYAKYTKLTKALLIGGVSFKEQDKLIDKGVDVLIATPGRLLDHHERGKLILTDVKVMVVDEADRMLDMGFIPDIERIFGLTPFTRQTLFFSATMAPEIERITNTFLSNPERIEMARQATTSETITQGVLMFKASRKDREAAEKQNVLRALIDAEGDKCTNAIIFCNRKMDVDAVAKSLKKNGYDAAPIHGDLDQSQRTKTLDGFRAGTLKFLIASDVAARGLDVPSVSHVFNFDVPSHAEDYVHRIGRTGRAGRDGKAIMICVPRDEKNFEDVERLVQKTIPRLENPLGGDAPTAEPSEPREEAKSAHKVEDKGADKAGDKPKRTRSRSRKPSDATKADAPTSQKAQEGDAPAAADAPAPNTRRSAPPKANSRAMEAPMEAQKPQTDTAPKQTAPQAQSPKPDTEKDADTSDRRASRSRGGRSNNSNNDRGGNTVVGLGDHIPTFIELSFADRPKD; translated from the coding sequence ATGATAAAATTTTCTGATTTGAGTCTGAACCCGAAGGTTCTGAAAGCCATCGAAGAAGCGGGTTACGATACACCGACACCGATTCAGGCAGGAGCAATTCCTCCCGCCCTCGCCGGACGTGACGTTCTGGGTATCGCCCAAACCGGCACCGGCAAAACAGCCAGCTTCACACTGCCTATGATCACTATGCTGGCCCGGGGCCGCGCACGCGCACGGATGCCGCGCAGCCTTGTGTTGTGCCCCACACGGGAACTGGCCGCGCAGGTTGCCGAGAATTTCGAGACCTACGCCAAGTACACAAAGCTGACAAAGGCACTGCTTATCGGCGGCGTCTCGTTCAAGGAACAAGACAAGCTAATCGACAAAGGCGTGGACGTTCTTATCGCGACACCGGGCCGCCTGCTAGACCACCATGAGCGCGGCAAACTGATCCTTACTGATGTTAAAGTCATGGTTGTAGACGAAGCCGACCGCATGCTGGACATGGGTTTCATCCCTGACATCGAGCGGATATTCGGTCTCACACCCTTCACCCGCCAGACGCTGTTCTTCTCCGCCACGATGGCCCCCGAAATCGAGCGGATCACGAACACTTTCCTGAGCAACCCCGAGCGGATCGAGATGGCGCGTCAAGCGACCACCTCCGAAACGATCACCCAAGGGGTGCTGATGTTCAAAGCCTCGCGCAAGGATCGTGAAGCCGCAGAAAAACAAAACGTTTTGCGTGCGCTGATCGATGCCGAGGGCGATAAATGCACAAACGCCATCATATTTTGTAACCGCAAGATGGACGTGGACGCCGTTGCCAAATCCCTCAAGAAAAACGGTTATGACGCGGCACCGATCCACGGCGATCTCGATCAAAGCCAGCGCACAAAAACACTCGACGGGTTTCGTGCTGGCACACTCAAATTCCTGATAGCATCCGATGTTGCGGCCCGCGGACTGGACGTTCCTTCGGTAAGCCATGTATTCAACTTTGACGTGCCAAGTCATGCGGAGGATTACGTTCACCGCATTGGACGCACGGGTCGTGCCGGCCGTGATGGCAAAGCGATCATGATATGCGTCCCGCGCGACGAGAAAAACTTTGAGGATGTCGAGCGCCTTGTGCAAAAGACAATCCCGCGCCTCGAGAACCCGCTTGGTGGTGACGCCCCGACAGCGGAGCCGTCCGAACCCCGCGAGGAGGCAAAGTCCGCTCACAAGGTAGAAGACAAAGGTGCGGACAAAGCCGGCGACAAGCCAAAGCGCACCCGCTCGCGCAGCCGCAAGCCCTCTGATGCGACCAAGGCCGACGCACCCACGTCACAAAAGGCTCAAGAAGGTGATGCACCCGCAGCGGCAGATGCGCCTGCCCCGAACACGCGCAGGTCAGCACCGCCAAAAGCCAATTCGCGCGCTATGGAAGCGCCTATGGAGGCACAAAAGCCCCAGACCGATACAGCGCCCAAGCAGACCGCGCCACAAGCGCAATCGCCCAAGCCTGATACCGAGAAGGACGCTGATACTTCCGATCGCCGCGCCTCCCGCAGCCGCGGTGGGCGCAGCAATAACAGCAATAATGATCGCGGCGGCAACACTGTGGTCGGTTTGGGGGATCATATCCCCACGTTTATCGAGCTGAGCTTTGCAGACCGCCCAAAAGACTAA
- a CDS encoding glycosyltransferase family 2 protein codes for MQTWGIVATVKADAPTILRFVAYHLELGAHRIFIYLDAPCPEAQEALRAHPRCRAVLCDEGYWNRHNNGTRPAMHQPRQTINATRAYNRADGEVDWLMHMDVDEFLVAEGNVASCLSALPSNIKCARARPMELLAGGDPQTGAAFKTFIPAGKEREQIVSVLYPTFGQHLKGGFLSHIAGKIFVRTGVKGLKFRIHNAFLAGETNPDHFEMSNIRLAHFHATNWETWLAHFNYRLAQGSYRADLGPARSRERGGITTHELFTAIRDEEGEAGLAAFFDEVCADTPALRGRLKAVGHLHCASFPFDTSLTKHFPDFAII; via the coding sequence ATGCAGACGTGGGGCATTGTTGCGACCGTCAAAGCGGATGCACCCACAATTTTGCGGTTCGTGGCTTACCACCTTGAGCTGGGCGCACACCGGATCTTTATATACCTTGATGCGCCCTGCCCCGAGGCGCAGGAGGCATTGCGCGCGCATCCGAGATGCCGTGCGGTCCTTTGTGACGAAGGGTATTGGAACCGCCACAACAACGGAACGCGCCCCGCGATGCACCAACCGCGCCAAACAATAAACGCCACCCGCGCGTATAACCGCGCCGACGGCGAGGTCGACTGGCTGATGCATATGGACGTGGACGAGTTTCTTGTAGCCGAGGGGAATGTTGCTTCATGCCTTTCTGCGCTGCCCTCCAATATCAAATGTGCACGGGCGCGCCCGATGGAACTGTTGGCTGGCGGCGATCCACAAACGGGTGCCGCGTTCAAGACATTCATTCCCGCCGGCAAAGAGCGCGAGCAAATCGTTTCAGTGCTGTATCCGACCTTCGGCCAACACCTCAAAGGCGGCTTTCTGAGCCATATCGCAGGCAAGATATTTGTACGCACCGGCGTGAAGGGCCTGAAATTCCGAATTCACAATGCCTTTCTGGCCGGCGAAACGAACCCCGATCATTTCGAGATGTCCAATATACGTCTGGCCCATTTTCATGCAACCAACTGGGAAACGTGGCTCGCCCATTTTAACTACCGACTTGCGCAAGGATCATACCGTGCAGATCTGGGCCCTGCGCGCAGCCGCGAACGTGGCGGTATCACCACCCACGAACTGTTCACAGCCATCCGCGACGAAGAAGGCGAAGCGGGCCTAGCCGCATTTTTTGACGAAGTTTGCGCAGATACTCCCGCCCTGCGCGGCCGCCTAAAAGCGGTGGGACACCTCCATTGCGCCAGCTTCCCATTTGACACAAGCCTCACCAAACATTTCCCAGACTTCGCAATAATTTGA
- a CDS encoding peptide chain release factor 3 — protein MPDTNTNRPDLPPEIARRRTFAIISHPDAGKTTLTEKFLLFGGAIQMAGQVRAKGEARRTRSDFMAMEKDRGISVSASAMSFDYQGRDKNYRFNLVDTPGHSDFSEDTYRTLTAVDAAVMVIDGAKGVESQTQKLFEVCRMRDLPILTFCNKMDRESRDVFEIIDEIQQNLAIDVTPASWPIGVGRDFIGCYDIQRDRLELMDRADRNKVSESIKIEGLDDPKLAEHVPAALLEKLREDLEMVRELMPPLDPALMAEGSLTPIWFGSAINSFGVKELMDGIATFGPEPQIQKAQPREILPEEKNVAGFVFKVQANMDPKHRDRVAFVRLASGHFERGMKLTHVRTKKVMTIASPVMFLAADRELAEEAWAGDIIGIPNHGQLRIGDTLTEGEAIRVTGIPSFAPELLQGVRAGDPLKSKHLEKALMQFAEEGAAKVFKPSIGSGFVVGVVGQLQFEVLASRIELEYGLPVRFEQSQFTSARWVTGAKAAVDKFTEANKQHIAHDNDGDIVYLTRLQWDIDRVDRDYPDIKLTATKEMMV, from the coding sequence ATGCCGGACACAAACACAAACCGCCCTGATCTGCCGCCCGAGATTGCGCGCAGACGCACGTTTGCGATCATCAGCCACCCAGACGCAGGTAAAACCACGCTGACAGAGAAATTTCTGTTGTTCGGTGGGGCGATCCAGATGGCGGGACAAGTCCGTGCAAAGGGAGAGGCACGACGTACGCGCTCTGACTTTATGGCGATGGAAAAAGATCGCGGCATTTCTGTCTCGGCCTCGGCAATGTCCTTTGACTATCAGGGCCGCGACAAGAACTACCGATTCAATCTTGTAGACACCCCCGGTCACTCGGATTTCTCGGAAGATACCTACCGCACACTGACGGCGGTCGATGCTGCTGTGATGGTGATTGACGGCGCCAAAGGTGTGGAATCGCAAACCCAGAAACTGTTCGAGGTCTGCCGGATGCGCGACCTCCCGATTCTGACGTTCTGTAACAAAATGGATCGCGAGAGCCGCGATGTTTTCGAAATTATCGACGAGATCCAGCAAAACCTCGCGATTGACGTGACCCCTGCCAGCTGGCCCATCGGAGTGGGCCGCGACTTCATCGGCTGTTATGATATACAGCGCGACCGGCTTGAGCTGATGGACCGCGCCGACCGGAACAAAGTTTCCGAAAGCATCAAAATCGAAGGTCTTGATGATCCCAAATTGGCCGAGCATGTGCCTGCCGCCCTACTGGAAAAACTGCGTGAAGATCTCGAAATGGTGCGCGAACTGATGCCGCCGCTTGATCCTGCCCTAATGGCCGAGGGATCGCTCACCCCGATCTGGTTCGGCTCTGCAATCAATTCTTTTGGTGTGAAGGAATTGATGGACGGTATCGCCACTTTCGGACCCGAGCCGCAGATACAAAAGGCCCAGCCCCGCGAAATTCTGCCCGAAGAAAAAAATGTGGCCGGATTTGTGTTCAAAGTGCAAGCAAACATGGACCCAAAGCACCGCGATCGCGTGGCGTTTGTACGCCTCGCCTCCGGGCATTTCGAACGCGGTATGAAGCTAACGCATGTGCGCACAAAAAAAGTGATGACAATTGCCAGTCCGGTGATGTTTCTCGCCGCAGATCGCGAGCTGGCCGAGGAAGCGTGGGCGGGCGACATCATCGGTATCCCCAACCACGGCCAACTGCGCATCGGCGACACCCTTACCGAGGGCGAAGCGATCCGTGTGACCGGCATCCCGTCATTCGCGCCCGAACTTTTGCAGGGTGTGCGCGCAGGTGACCCGCTCAAATCCAAGCATCTGGAAAAGGCGCTGATGCAATTTGCCGAGGAAGGTGCGGCAAAAGTTTTCAAACCCTCTATCGGGTCCGGGTTCGTGGTTGGCGTTGTAGGCCAGTTGCAGTTCGAAGTTCTGGCCAGCCGGATCGAGCTGGAATACGGTCTGCCGGTCCGGTTCGAGCAATCGCAATTCACTTCCGCCCGCTGGGTTACCGGGGCGAAAGCAGCCGTGGACAAATTCACCGAGGCCAACAAACAGCACATCGCCCACGACAATGACGGCGATATTGTCTACCTTACCCGCCTTCAGTGGGACATTGACCGCGTCGACAGAGATTACCCCGATATCAAGCTGACAGCGACCAAGGAAATGATGGTCTGA